A region of the Sulfurimonas crateris genome:
ACCTCTTCTAGGATTTTCATTTTTAACAATTCTTTCATAGGTTCGTAATCACACTTATATCCGGCATGAATCCTTGATATGTAGTTGTCACCTTTTTTTAGCTTTAAACCTATCATCGGAAAACCATTTTTTGCTAAAATAATATCGCATATAAGCCGACTTATTCTTCCATTTCCCTCACGAAAAGGATGTATAAATAAAAAATCACTTATAAGTTTAGACAAGTCTTGTGTCACAGCATTAACATCTTCATAAGTTCTTTTAGTCACTTCTTTCATGAGTTCATTTAATTCTGGAATAGCCTGCAAAAAGTCTAGTCTCCAAGTCCAAGCTTCAACGTTATCACCTTTACTCATTTCTACACTCCTAAGCTCACCGGCAAATGGATAAATAGAGCTAAAGACTTCTTTATGCCACTTTTTAACCGTGTTAAAGCCAAATGATTTGGATATATCAAAGTTGTCAACCAGATAACTATATAGCTCAAGTAGTTTTAAATCTTCTTCTCTTTGTATTAAATCACCATCTGTTGATTTAAGATAATTTATACAAACACCATTTTTAGCAATTATCTTTTGAATATTCTTTGATTCCCACTCTTTCCATGGGTTGATTATAGTACTTTCATCACTGATACTTTCAACCTCTTTTGAATATTTGTTCAGTATATTTAAAGGCGGTTTTTTTCCTTGAAAGAATCTAAAATCAGTTTCATACCAATAGCTGTACTTCTGATTTTGTTTGCATTTAAAAGCATACAAAAGATATTTAGTTTTTGTCATACTTTTCAACCATAGACATCTCTTTATACGCCATCAATAATGTTTTACTATAAGCTAAATTTTTCTTGTTAAATACTTTGAAGGTAGACATTATATGCTCTAATTCTGGGTAATTAATAGCATGACTAAAATGTCATTCTCTATTTTTACATCAAATAGATTGTTCTCTAAATCATAATTATCTTTTAATTTAATCATTTCAACATATTCCTATATGAAATTGGGTGCATCGTTTGCAAAGAGTATAATGTCCCCTGCTCTTGTCTGATGTGCCAAAAGATCTTGGATCTTAGATTTGTCATGCAGCATTATCTTGTTTTTAACTTTGAGGTTCTTGTTAAAAAGCTCTGCGTTTAAAGAGCCTGTGACAATGGCTATCTCAAAAATTTCGTTTATCGCCTCTATAAACTTTAGGTTTAGCCCATCACTGCTCTCGACAAGACCTGGAGTGACTATTACTTTTCTGCCCTCATGAAGTGAACAGAGTCTTACTGCTTCAAGCATCCCGTCTATATTGCCGTTGTAGCCGTCATCAAGAATGAGTTTTCCGCCCGCTTTTATCATCTGCAGTCTGTGCTCCACAGGCTTTATGCTTCTTACAGCTTCAATTATCTCTTCATCGCTCATATCAAATGTTTTTGCGATATGAACAGCCGCTGCGATATTGATAGTCTGAAATGCGCCCAGAACGTCGGCATGAAGATGAAGAGTCTTATCATTTAAAACAATATCAAACTCTGTTCCCTCAAGAGTCGCGCTCACATTTTGAATCTCATCTCCAAAAAAGGTGACCTTATCATGAGGCTCGTCTGTGACAGAGGTATGTATAAAAGCGCACTCCAGTCTTGGCGATTTCATGATCTCAAGCTTTGTAGCGATGATATTTTGCAGACTCTTAAAGTACTCTATATGAGCAAGTCCTACTTTGCCGACAACTACGACCTGAGGCTCTAAAAAGGTTGTAATATCGTAAATATCGCCCTGCTCTCTGGCACCCGCCTCACAAATATATATCTCGGTATCCTCAGGCAGAGAGTCGTTTATATCTTTAACTATTCCGCCTAGAGTATTTACGCTTCTGGGAGTCGCATAGACTCTATACTTTTTGCTTAGTATCTCATAAACGAAGTTTTTAGTGCTTGTCTTGCCGTAACTTCCTGTAATGGCGATAATCTGCAGCTTTGGCATACTTTGAAGTTTTTTGCGCGCCTCTTTTTTAAACGCCTCAAAAAGAAATCTCTCTATAGCCCAGCTTCCTATGTAAGCTACAAAAAGAGGCATAAATACGCCGTAGACCACACACGCCTCTTTTGCCGTGCAGAGCATATTTTGAAAAAGGGTCAAAGAGAGAAGAAGAATAAGAAATCTCTTTACTCTCCATGTGAGTATCAGCTTCTTATCCAAACGCTTATACCACAAGAACATCGCAGGCAAAATGGCAAAAAAGAAGAAGATTATAAAAAACTTGCCTGTCGTGTAGTAAGCTATAAAAGGAATAAAAAAGTAGAGAATATGCCAGTGCGGCTTATGATGCTTTAGAACTACGCGAGAGAGCCTATAGTCATACCACTGAAGATTTGTTATGAGATACCATCCCAGAACCGTTACAAAAAGAACGTTTGTAACAAATGCCATAAACATTTCATAATCTTGCATTATTTATGCTCCAATGTTTTTAAAAAAGTTTTTTCTATATTTTGTGCCACATCTTTGGCGTGATTTAAAAAGAAGTAGTGATCGCCCTCATAAGTTATAAGCGAAGAGTCTTTTATAAGTTTGTCTATTTTTTTCGCACTGCTAAGAGGTGTTGCCGTGTCGTTTGTTCCCCAGCAAAGAAGCGCTTTTCCTCCAAAAGATGCAAACTCTTTGGAGAAATCCTCATCAACAACATTTTTAAATGTCTGATACATAGGCTCGCTTAGTTTTTTAGCGTCATCCGCTACAAAAAACTCTCTAAACTTTGTAAGCCCAAGCTGTTTTAAGAGCTTAAATAGCGTGATCTTTGTTCTTACTTTCAGTGATTTTGATCTATAAATTCCTGCACTTGCGACGAGAACCAAAACCTGAGGCTCAAGAAGAAGCGCGACTTTACCGCCAAAAGAGTGCCCCAGAATAATATCTTTAGAAGCGTTTAGATGTATCATCAAAAGCTCTACTATCCTTGCATAATCTTTTGTCTCAAGCGCCATATTGCATGTAGAGTTGCCAAATCCTGGCAGGTCAATATAGATGTGGCGAAAACCGTCCATATATGGTGAAAACGCTTTTTTCATCAACTCTTTGTTGCTTCCCCATCCGTGCAGTATTATCAAATCTACTTTTGCCTGCGGGTTTATTATCTCATAACTAATATCTAAAGTGTGCTGCTGGAACTGTATTGACTTTATAGCCATTATTTCCCTTTTGCTTTAGAGATCGAGTGGATATACTCGTAGTTTACTCTTGCTCTTTTTGCGTGCGGAAGAGAGTTTGCCAAAAGCTCCAAAGATTGAGCGAAATCCTCAAAAAGGTAGTTTGCCATAGAGCCTGGAATAGGGTTTATTTCATTTAAGTAGACTTCTCCATCCACGACAAAAAAGTCGCATCTAATAAGAGCACCCTCAAACATCCCTTTATATACTTTCTCAAAATTTGTTCTTAGCTTCGACTCAAGCTCTTTTGAGACATCCGCCTTTAAGACCTGCTCGCTTCTTGAAAAGTCCATATATTTTTTTTCAAAATCTAAAAACTCATTTTTTTGAGGCTCCTCGACTATTGAGAAGTGCATCTTCCCATCTGCGCCAAATCCTGCAAGATTGTACTCTTTGACTCCCTGTAAAAAAGGCTCTACTATTACTCTTGTGTCAAACTCAAATGCGCTGTCAAGTGCATAGTCAAGCTCACTCTCCTCTTTTACGATGCTAACACCTATTGAGCTTCCCAAACGTGAAGGCTTTACTATAATAGGATACGGGATTTTAATGTTGTTGTGCTCTTTAAGGCTCAGCTCTTCATGTTTTAGACTTTTTACGCCTCTGGCATTGCAGAGCCACTTTGTATAGCGCTTATCATAAGAGAAAACACTTGCATCTATGCGCGGTCCGATATATTTTATGGAGTAAAAATCCAAAAGTGCTGCAATAGAGCCATCTTCGCCGTCAGCTCCGTGAATAAGGTTTAAAACAGTTGAGCTATGCTCCGCCTTAGAGAATAGTCCTTTTTGAACAAATGTACCGCTTGATAGCGTTAGCTTCGGCATCTTTTTATACTCGCCTCTTGAGAAGGTTGTAGCCTTCATCTTTGACGCATCTATAAGATAAAAAGAGTGATCCTGATCACAAAAAATAAAAGTCAAGTTAAAACCGGCAAGTTTCTCTTTTAAAGTTATAGCACTCACTATGCTAATCTCATGCTCGAAACTAGCACCCCCGAATAAAATAGTTAATTTCAATCTATATTTCCTTAATAATTAAATTGTTTTTAGAAGCTTCAGAGCCTCTTTTACTAGCGAAGCAGTGTCGCTGCTTAGGTCACACCTGCTCAGTGTGTCTGATATCTTCTCTTTTTTAAATCCTAGTGATTCCAAAGCTTCGCTTGCCTGATTAAAAGAGCTGTTTGTATCTTCGCTCTGTGATGAAGCAAGCTGCGCATCAAAGCCGCTAAGCTCGACTAAAATACGCCCCGCACTTTTTGGCCCTATACCAGGAACCTTTTTGACACCGTTCATATCTTTGTTGTTTATAATAACTCCAAACTGTGCGGGCGTGTATGTCGAACATATTGCCATTGCGACCTTTGGACCTACTCCGTTTATCTTTATAAGTCTCTCAAAAAGCTTCTTCTCGCTTAACTCCATAAAACCGTAAAGAAGCTGAGCATCTTCTCTTATGATATGTGAAGTAAAAAGTTTTACCTCATCGCCTCTTATGGCAGAGAAACTCTGAAGAGATATAAACACCTCGTAAACCACTCCAGAGACCTCTATATGAACAAACGACGGCTCTTTATATATTATATTTCCTATTAACCCTACTATCACTCTTTCACCGCCTGTATCTCAAACACACCCTCATCAGTCTCCACTACCGCAAATATCTTCTCCATAGAGTCCTCCAGAGGCTTATAGCTAAGCTCTATCGGCGGTTCTATAAGTTTAAATATTAACTCGTTATGCCCGACCCATCTGTCTCTGTTTATAATTCTTGCGTCTGTTATATTATCTTGAAAAGATGCTGTCTTCGTGGTCAGAAGAAGGAGTTTGTCATTTTTTACTTTATATTCGTTCGTAATATTATCCAGATGTTCCTGAGCTTTGTGAAACTGCTTGTACTTTGTCAAGAATGCGGCAGGCATCTTTATACCGTTTTGTTTATAGTGCATCAACCTTTTTTTGACATCGTTAAATGAGGCTGTATTGTCTTTGACAAGCTTTTTATACTTTTCTACCTCTTTTTTTACCTCTTCCACGCTTGCTCTAAGCTGGTTTATCTCATCTTGGTTCTCACCAAACCCCTCTTTTTTATCTTTTTGCAGAAGCGGGTCGATAGTAAAGACATTCTCACTTCCTTGAAGCTTTTTGATCTCAATATACCTTGATGCCGTAGCTTTTACGTAAGATGCGCATATACCTATATCTATATCTTTTGCTCTGATATTTCCGCCTACTGCCTGAACTATCTCTACTATTTTACCCTCGACTATGCCATGCTCAAGCCTTGTGATCTTGATATTGTCGCCAATAGCCGTACCTTTATGCACATTTATAGTCAGATCATT
Encoded here:
- a CDS encoding D-alanine--D-alanine ligase, translating into MKLTILFGGASFEHEISIVSAITLKEKLAGFNLTFIFCDQDHSFYLIDASKMKATTFSRGEYKKMPKLTLSSGTFVQKGLFSKAEHSSTVLNLIHGADGEDGSIAALLDFYSIKYIGPRIDASVFSYDKRYTKWLCNARGVKSLKHEELSLKEHNNIKIPYPIIVKPSRLGSSIGVSIVKEESELDYALDSAFEFDTRVIVEPFLQGVKEYNLAGFGADGKMHFSIVEEPQKNEFLDFEKKYMDFSRSEQVLKADVSKELESKLRTNFEKVYKGMFEGALIRCDFFVVDGEVYLNEINPIPGSMANYLFEDFAQSLELLANSLPHAKRARVNYEYIHSISKAKGK
- a CDS encoding Mur ligase family protein — encoded protein: MQDYEMFMAFVTNVLFVTVLGWYLITNLQWYDYRLSRVVLKHHKPHWHILYFFIPFIAYYTTGKFFIIFFFFAILPAMFLWYKRLDKKLILTWRVKRFLILLLSLTLFQNMLCTAKEACVVYGVFMPLFVAYIGSWAIERFLFEAFKKEARKKLQSMPKLQIIAITGSYGKTSTKNFVYEILSKKYRVYATPRSVNTLGGIVKDINDSLPEDTEIYICEAGAREQGDIYDITTFLEPQVVVVGKVGLAHIEYFKSLQNIIATKLEIMKSPRLECAFIHTSVTDEPHDKVTFFGDEIQNVSATLEGTEFDIVLNDKTLHLHADVLGAFQTINIAAAVHIAKTFDMSDEEIIEAVRSIKPVEHRLQMIKAGGKLILDDGYNGNIDGMLEAVRLCSLHEGRKVIVTPGLVESSDGLNLKFIEAINEIFEIAIVTGSLNAELFNKNLKVKNKIMLHDKSKIQDLLAHQTRAGDIILFANDAPNFI
- a CDS encoding alpha/beta fold hydrolase; its protein translation is MAIKSIQFQQHTLDISYEIINPQAKVDLIILHGWGSNKELMKKAFSPYMDGFRHIYIDLPGFGNSTCNMALETKDYARIVELLMIHLNASKDIILGHSFGGKVALLLEPQVLVLVASAGIYRSKSLKVRTKITLFKLLKQLGLTKFREFFVADDAKKLSEPMYQTFKNVVDEDFSKEFASFGGKALLCWGTNDTATPLSSAKKIDKLIKDSSLITYEGDHYFFLNHAKDVAQNIEKTFLKTLEHK
- a CDS encoding Fic/DOC family protein, with the translated sequence MTKTKYLLYAFKCKQNQKYSYWYETDFRFFQGKKPPLNILNKYSKEVESISDESTIINPWKEWESKNIQKIIAKNGVCINYLKSTDGDLIQREEDLKLLELYSYLVDNFDISKSFGFNTVKKWHKEVFSSIYPFAGELRSVEMSKGDNVEAWTWRLDFLQAIPELNELMKEVTKRTYEDVNAVTQDLSKLISDFLFIHPFREGNGRISRLICDIILAKNGFPMIGLKLKKGDNYISRIHAGYKCDYEPMKELLKMKILEEVISE
- the ruvA gene encoding Holliday junction branch migration protein RuvA, whose translation is MIVGLIGNIIYKEPSFVHIEVSGVVYEVFISLQSFSAIRGDEVKLFTSHIIREDAQLLYGFMELSEKKLFERLIKINGVGPKVAMAICSTYTPAQFGVIINNKDMNGVKKVPGIGPKSAGRILVELSGFDAQLASSQSEDTNSSFNQASEALESLGFKKEKISDTLSRCDLSSDTASLVKEALKLLKTI